From the Desulfovibrio sp. JY genome, one window contains:
- the livM gene encoding high-affinity branched-chain amino acid ABC transporter permease LivM produces MTRGSRKSWAYFGLGLAWFYLLLWPLLGIHDGELHFERSFLVWLRVAVAATVCFVLYRLGKRGVLDPVLNPLGKARDAVAEGLGKTPRWMLYVPLAAFALAYPMLTNRYAQDVAINVLVYICLGLGLNVVVGLCGLLDLGYIAFYGVGAYTYALLSVHYAVPFWVCLPVCAAFAAMAGCIIGYPTLRMRGDYLAIVTLGFGEIVRIVLNNWMDLTGGPNGILGIKAPGVYVPSFADGAFSFEHLYLRKLEYLYYIILALAVFTVIAVYRINFSRIGRAFEAIREDETAAELMGVDTFRFKLLAYALGAVFGGLAGAFFAARMRFVSPESFTFIESAMVLAMVVLGGMGSIPGVILGALALVALPEVFRGFELYRMLAFGGAMALMMIVRPAGLWPAARLGKRSDDSE; encoded by the coding sequence ATGACACGCGGGTCTAGGAAATCCTGGGCATACTTCGGCCTGGGCTTGGCCTGGTTCTACCTGCTGCTGTGGCCGCTGCTGGGAATCCACGACGGCGAACTCCATTTCGAGAGGTCGTTTCTGGTCTGGCTGCGGGTGGCCGTGGCCGCCACCGTCTGCTTCGTGCTCTACCGCCTCGGCAAGCGCGGCGTCCTCGACCCGGTGCTCAACCCTCTCGGCAAGGCCCGCGACGCCGTGGCCGAAGGGCTGGGGAAAACCCCGCGCTGGATGCTCTACGTGCCCCTGGCCGCCTTCGCCCTGGCCTACCCCATGCTCACCAACCGCTATGCCCAGGACGTGGCCATAAACGTCCTGGTCTACATCTGCCTGGGCCTGGGGCTCAACGTGGTGGTCGGGCTGTGCGGCCTGCTCGACCTCGGCTACATCGCCTTTTACGGCGTCGGGGCCTACACCTACGCCCTGCTTTCGGTGCACTACGCCGTGCCGTTCTGGGTGTGCCTGCCCGTCTGCGCCGCCTTCGCCGCCATGGCCGGCTGCATCATCGGCTACCCGACGCTGCGCATGCGCGGCGACTATCTGGCCATCGTGACGCTGGGGTTCGGCGAGATCGTGCGCATCGTGCTCAACAACTGGATGGACCTGACCGGCGGCCCCAACGGCATCCTCGGCATCAAGGCCCCGGGCGTCTACGTGCCGAGCTTCGCCGACGGCGCCTTCTCCTTCGAGCACCTCTATCTGCGCAAGCTCGAATACCTCTACTACATCATCCTGGCCCTGGCCGTTTTCACCGTCATCGCCGTCTACCGCATCAACTTCTCGCGCATCGGCCGCGCCTTCGAGGCCATCCGCGAGGACGAGACCGCGGCCGAACTCATGGGCGTCGACACCTTCCGCTTCAAGCTGCTGGCCTACGCCCTGGGCGCGGTCTTCGGCGGCCTGGCCGGAGCCTTCTTCGCCGCGCGCATGCGCTTCGTCAGCCCCGAGAGCTTCACCTTCATCGAGTCGGCCATGGTGCTGGCCATGGTGGTCCTCGGCGGCATGGGCTCCATCCCCGGGGTCATCCTCGGCGCGCTGGCCCTGGTCGCGCTGCCGGAAGTGTTCCGGGGATTCGAGCTCTACCGCATGCTGGCTTTCGGCGGGGCCATGGCCCTCATGATGATCGTGCGTCCGGCCGGAC
- a CDS encoding branched-chain amino acid ABC transporter permease, producing MEYFIQQFINGLTLGGVYALVALGYTMVYGIIALINFSHGEIFAAGGYMGVILLSYMTSKGLMATHPWFGLAFALILAMGYCAMLAMAVEKVAYKPLRQSSRLSVLLSALGMSIFLQNGLMLTQGVYDKAYPTEFTHGGFEAWGVRVSYMQIGIIGVTALLLFLLNALVFKTRIGKAMRATAQDKVMSALVGIHSDKVISTTFAIGAALAAAAGIMVGMYYGSVRYDMGFVPGIKAFAAAVLGGIGNITGAMIGGFIIGMVEILAAAYIPHGGEYKDVFAFVILILVLYFMPTGIMGENVDDTRV from the coding sequence ATGGAATACTTCATACAGCAGTTCATAAACGGCCTGACCCTCGGCGGCGTCTACGCCCTGGTGGCGCTTGGCTACACCATGGTCTACGGCATCATCGCGCTCATCAACTTCTCCCACGGCGAGATCTTCGCCGCGGGCGGCTACATGGGCGTGATCCTTTTAAGCTACATGACCTCCAAGGGGCTCATGGCCACCCACCCCTGGTTCGGGCTGGCCTTCGCCCTGATCCTGGCCATGGGCTACTGCGCCATGCTGGCCATGGCCGTGGAAAAGGTCGCCTACAAGCCGCTGCGCCAATCTTCGCGCCTTTCGGTCCTGCTCTCGGCCCTCGGCATGTCCATTTTTCTGCAAAACGGGCTCATGCTCACCCAGGGCGTCTACGACAAGGCCTACCCCACCGAGTTCACCCACGGCGGCTTCGAAGCCTGGGGCGTGCGGGTCAGCTACATGCAGATCGGCATCATCGGCGTCACCGCCCTGCTCCTTTTCCTGCTCAACGCCCTGGTCTTTAAGACCCGCATCGGCAAGGCCATGCGGGCCACGGCCCAGGACAAGGTCATGTCCGCCCTGGTCGGCATCCACTCCGACAAAGTCATCAGCACCACCTTCGCCATCGGCGCGGCGCTGGCCGCCGCCGCCGGCATCATGGTCGGCATGTACTACGGCTCGGTGCGCTACGACATGGGCTTCGTGCCCGGCATCAAGGCCTTTGCCGCGGCCGTTCTCGGCGGCATCGGCAACATCACCGGGGCCATGATCGGCGGCTTCATCATCGGCATGGTGGAAATCCTGGCCGCGGCCTACATTCCCCACGGCGGCGAGTACAAAGACGTGTTCGCCTTCGTGATCCTCATCCTCGTCCTCTATTTCATGCCGACCGGCATCATGGGAGAAAACGTCGATGACACGCGGGTCTAG
- a CDS encoding branched-chain amino acid ABC transporter substrate-binding protein, whose translation MKTRSIILTALAICLVMAGTATAKTLKIGSMSPLTGSYAADGNDIANGARAAIAVIEKAGGIPGYDKIELFAEDTACDPRQAVAAANKLINEKVVGVVGAYCSSATIPASEALADADIPMLTPASTSEKVTERGLPYMFRVCGRDDDQSIAAMKFIKDVLKGKTIFIVDDKTTYSQGLADNVEKLAKKEGIKVIEHDHVNQGDKDFSAVLTKIQEAKPDVFYMSLQNSASGALMLIQAKRAGVTAAIIGQDAVYHPQLMEIAKDAAEGMYLTFGYIDDTTPAYKKFLAAYEKYGKPGAYSAYSFDAAYSLLSAIKAAKSTDPAKIKAELLKMNMDGASKKIRFAKNGESGSNYIIRVVKDGKFVNYWDPQTGKKY comes from the coding sequence ATGAAGACGAGAAGCATCATCCTCACGGCCCTGGCCATCTGCCTCGTCATGGCCGGCACGGCCACGGCGAAAACCCTCAAAATCGGCAGCATGAGCCCCTTGACCGGTTCCTACGCCGCCGACGGCAACGACATCGCCAACGGTGCCCGGGCGGCCATCGCCGTCATCGAAAAGGCAGGTGGCATCCCCGGCTACGACAAGATCGAGCTTTTCGCCGAGGACACCGCCTGTGATCCCCGGCAGGCCGTGGCCGCCGCCAACAAGCTGATCAACGAAAAGGTCGTGGGCGTCGTCGGCGCCTACTGCTCCTCGGCCACCATCCCGGCCTCCGAGGCCTTGGCCGACGCCGACATCCCCATGCTGACCCCGGCCTCCACCTCGGAAAAGGTCACCGAGCGCGGCCTGCCCTACATGTTCCGCGTCTGCGGCCGCGACGACGACCAGTCCATCGCCGCCATGAAGTTCATCAAGGACGTGCTCAAGGGCAAGACCATCTTCATCGTGGACGACAAGACCACCTATTCCCAGGGCCTGGCCGACAACGTCGAGAAGCTGGCCAAGAAGGAAGGCATCAAGGTCATCGAGCATGACCACGTCAACCAGGGCGACAAGGACTTCTCCGCCGTCCTTACCAAGATCCAGGAAGCCAAGCCCGACGTCTTCTATATGAGCCTGCAAAACTCCGCCTCCGGGGCGCTCATGCTCATCCAGGCCAAGCGCGCCGGCGTCACCGCCGCCATCATCGGCCAGGACGCGGTCTACCATCCCCAGCTGATGGAAATCGCCAAGGACGCCGCCGAAGGCATGTACCTGACCTTCGGCTACATCGACGACACCACCCCGGCCTACAAGAAGTTCCTGGCCGCCTACGAGAAGTACGGCAAGCCCGGCGCCTATTCCGCTTACTCCTTCGACGCCGCCTACTCGCTGCTGTCCGCCATCAAGGCAGCCAAGTCCACCGACCCGGCCAAGATCAAGGCCGAACTGCTCAAGATGAACATGGACGGCGCGTCCAAGAAGATCAGGTTCGCCAAGAATGGCGAATCCGGCTCCAACTACATCATCCGCGTGGTCAAAGACGGCAAGTTCGTCAACTACTGGGACCCGCAGACCGGCAAGAAGTACTAA
- a CDS encoding ABC transporter ATP-binding protein — protein MAHLRLTDVSVHFGGLQALTEVSFDLRPGEILSLIGPNGAGKTTIFNVITGVYKISGGQVTYDDAPLSGLRPHHILARGIARTFQNIRLFTAMTALENVMVARHCRTKASVLGAVLRSPFQRREESGVRRRAMEALEFAGLGDHADTVAKNLPYGLQRRLEIARALGSDPKTLLLDEPAAGLNPSESRELMETIQRIAATGINVLLVEHDMSVVMNVSHRLVVLDHGVCICQGTPDEVRANPAVIEAYLGSETEA, from the coding sequence ATGGCCCACTTGCGTCTCACCGATGTCAGCGTCCACTTCGGAGGTCTCCAAGCCCTCACGGAAGTGTCATTCGATCTTCGCCCCGGCGAGATTTTAAGCCTCATTGGGCCCAACGGCGCCGGGAAGACCACCATCTTCAACGTCATTACAGGTGTTTACAAAATTTCCGGCGGCCAGGTCACCTACGACGACGCCCCCCTCTCCGGGCTGCGGCCCCACCACATCCTGGCCCGAGGCATTGCCCGCACCTTTCAGAACATCCGGCTTTTCACCGCCATGACCGCCCTGGAAAACGTCATGGTGGCCAGGCATTGCCGCACCAAGGCCAGCGTTTTGGGCGCGGTGCTGCGCTCGCCCTTCCAGCGCCGCGAGGAATCCGGAGTGCGCCGCCGGGCCATGGAGGCCCTGGAGTTCGCCGGACTGGGCGACCATGCCGACACGGTAGCCAAGAATCTTCCCTACGGCCTGCAGCGCCGCCTGGAGATCGCCCGGGCGCTGGGGTCCGACCCCAAGACCCTGCTTCTGGACGAGCCGGCCGCCGGGCTCAATCCCTCGGAAAGCCGGGAGCTGATGGAAACCATTCAGCGCATCGCCGCAACCGGGATCAACGTGCTTCTGGTCGAACACGACATGAGCGTGGTCATGAACGTCAGCCACCGGCTGGTGGTGCTCGACCATGGCGTGTGCATCTGCCAGGGGACCCCAGACGAGGTCCGGGCCAACCCGGCGGTCATCGAGGCCTATCTCGGCTCCGAGACCGAGGCATGA
- a CDS encoding C40 family peptidase, producing MRSALRIALMVFLGLSLGGCAFFGSDRLPPPIAPGKGSIVDTARSQIGVPYRYAGESPRNGFDCSGFVQWVYARHGIRLPRRTDDQLRVGRPVSKSELRPGDLVFFMPSTKSGSLHVGIFDGHGSFIHSPSSGGRVRADSMLAPYWRATYYAANRVTR from the coding sequence ATGCGGAGCGCCCTACGCATCGCCCTGATGGTTTTTCTCGGCCTGTCGCTCGGCGGCTGCGCCTTTTTCGGTTCCGACCGCCTGCCGCCGCCCATCGCCCCGGGCAAGGGGTCGATCGTGGACACGGCCCGGTCGCAAATCGGCGTGCCCTATCGCTATGCCGGGGAGTCGCCCCGCAACGGCTTCGACTGCTCGGGCTTCGTCCAGTGGGTCTACGCCCGCCACGGCATACGCCTGCCCCGCCGGACCGACGACCAGCTGCGGGTCGGCCGGCCTGTGTCCAAAAGCGAGCTAAGACCCGGCGATCTGGTCTTTTTCATGCCGTCGACCAAGTCCGGCAGCCTGCATGTGGGCATCTTCGACGGCCACGGCAGCTTCATCCACAGCCCCTCCTCCGGCGGCCGGGTGCGCGCGGACAGCATGCTCGCCCCGTACTGGCGCGCGACGTATTACGCGGCCAACCGCGTCACACGCTAA